The Miscanthus floridulus cultivar M001 chromosome 17, ASM1932011v1, whole genome shotgun sequence genome has a window encoding:
- the LOC136515445 gene encoding uncharacterized protein, translating into MVPRHGGCDGLYPLSVSARALRLRYQACVYHAREEHILQCPHAPSCHCPGGFVGSVTTLVEHLAAAHSWPCTAEPSDDGSFGVDLRDGFNFLTAVSGAAKYLLLLDMASTPFVHIISAGWIRSVPAMASNSSAPATVDTTCDLELRFRDMRSQFQLQCTSPSNRLPDPNASFHRFFFPKYPGGSDKATLHVTAVISIDSSKTSI; encoded by the coding sequence ATGGTGCCACGTCATGGAGGATGTGATGGACTCTATCCGTTGTCCGTGTCCGCACGAGCCCTACGGCTGCGATACCAGGCCTGTGTGTATCACGCCCGCGAGGAGCACATCCTGCAGTGTCCACATGCGCCGTCGTGCCACTGCCCCGGCGGTTTCGTCGGCTCTGTAACAACGCTCGTTGAGCACCTTGCGGCGGCTCACAGCTGGCCGTGCACTGCCGAGCCCAGTGATGATGGCTCCTTTGGCGTCGACCTCCGCGATGGATTCAACTTCCTCACCGCCGTCAGCGGCGCCGCCAAGTACCTGCTCCTGCTGGACATGGCGAGTACACCGTTCGTCCACATCATTTCGGCGGGCTGGATACGCTCTGTCCCCGCCATGGCCAGCAACTCCTCGGCACCGGCGACAGTGGACACGACATGTGACCTCGAGCTCCGCTTTAGGGATATGAGATCTCAGTTCCAACTGCAGTGCACGTCTCCCTCGAATCGCTTGCCAGATCCCAACGCCTCCTTCCACCGGTTCTTCTTTCCAAAGTATCCTGGTGGATCTGACAAGGCTACTCTTCATGTCACGGCTGTGATTTCCATAGATTCATCAAAAACAAGCATATGA